ACGTTATAAACCTGACCAAGGTCTGTTTCCAGATTGTCACCAACTGCAATACAGTCATTAACCAGAAGGTATTTTAGATTATCACCTATTTTTTCTACTTTATACCCTTTTTCCAAAAGAGCATTGTACACTTTTTCCATGTAAAAACTAAAAGGCTTCATAAGCGGTTTTCTTGGAAGAGTTCCCATGATCTCCTGATGTCCGAAGAATGTATCTCCTCCGTAGTGCATTAATTTTGCTTTTCCGTATGTGCAAAAGCTGCTTTTTTTCATAGCTCCTATTTCTTCTCCAAGTGCATTCATAATCCCCAGTTTTTCCAGATTTTTAAGTTTTAGTTCCGGAAATTTTTCAAGAATGTGTTTGCATGTGTTTGCGCCGATATCTTCAGGTCTTACTTCGGGAACATCATCCATATATCCTACCCCGAAGCTGTCCAAAACTATTACTATAAATCTTTTTTTCATAAATTACACCTCGATTCTCTCTCCTAAAGCTGTATATCTGCCTACTATTTTAGGGTTTCCGCTCTGTATTCCCTCTACAAGGATAATGTCACTTCTTGTGACAAAGAACTGAGTTCTAAAACATCCTAAAACAGTGTCTCCTACTTTTTGTTCATTTGATACAGTCAGATAGTAATCAATATTACTGGGATCAAAATCTTCTGTTTTTACTTTCTCAAGATTATCATATGAAGAACCTATAAGAACATTTTTCATATGTGATCTTCTGTAATGACCGCCTGCATAAAAGTGTGATTTTCCTCTGAAATTATGAGAAATCTCAGAAACGTATACATAAGCAGGTTTTTCTACAGCTTGTTTATTAACATGAAATGGTGTGGTACCTGTAAGTGCATGCCCGGGTTCACCATGTGTTCCGTGGTTTTCTTTTATCATTTTTATATTTTCGATACATGTAGATGAAGGAAGATTAAGTTCCTTTACTTCTATACCGAATTTTTCTTTCAAAATATCATATGCCTTTAGCACTACTTCTATATTTTCAGTTTTTTCTATGGCATTACTTACTTCATTGTATAGAAAACAAGGAAAAGAAGTAAGACCGTTAATTCTTACATTTTTTAAAGTAAGTATCTTTTTTGTGACTTCTTCCAGATCGCACAGGTCTATCCCTGCTTCCTGCCCCGGATAAACACTTGATTTTTCATCTAATACCCGAAACATTATATTCTGTACTATTCCCAGCTTTTCAGCCTCTATTGATACTTCACGAGCCTTTTCAAAAGAATAAACTGTCATAATTTCAGTTCCGTATTTCAAGACTCTGCCGATCATTTTAGAGGGAATCTGTACAAGATGTCCTGTATTTCCCAGTTTCAGGTTATTTTTCATCATTACTTCTGTTTCTTTAAAGTCTACGGCTACAGCGCCCAAATAGCCTAAATCCTCAAGGATCTTAGCCAGATAAGGATTTCTTCCTACTTGTTTTGTCATATAATACAGGTTTATATTATGCTTATCACTTTCTGCTTTTATTAATTCTGCGTTTTCTTTAAAAATATCCACATCAATAATATAAGAGTCTGGCATTATTGTCCCGTTAGTATGTAATGATAAAGCTGTCTGTATAAGTTTGGGATTTTTTTCTTTTAAAATATCTATAAACAAACCAAACACTCCTTTTATAATTTTTTATACGCATTTTCCAGTATTCTTATTATTGTCTCAGAACCTGCTCTGTTTGGATTTATCCGAATCATACGTTTGATTAAAGCCGGATCACTTTTTAGAAAAGTTCCGGAAACTCTGTAAAACAGAGGAGCTATTTCATATTTAGATTCTGCTCCTACAGGATTAGGAAGGGCACCTAGTTTTTCCGCTTCTATTAGTAAGTTTTCCGCGATATCTTCATTAAATTCTACCAACAATACTTTAGACTGTGCGTTTGCCAGAAAAGCATGCTTTATGTAAGGATACTTATCACTGTTATTCAATTCCAGCACGAGTTTTTCATTTTCTTCAGCCTGAATTGCCAGTGCAACAGGTGCGTATACAAGACCTCTTAATACTTCCATTGCCTCATGCCCTTGTACCTGTCCTCCTCCGGAGTAATTTTTACTTCTTATTTTATCTATTAATTCCTTTTTGCCTGTAAGGCACCCGATACCTTCAGGGCCTAACAATTTAAACATAGAGAAGGCTGAAAGATCAGCTCCTGAGTCAATACCGTTTTTTTCGGTTTTCAGTATGGCATAGTTGTCGTCAATAATAACAGGAATGCTGTTATCTGCTGCCTTAATGGTTTTTATTAATTCTTCCAGATTATATGAATCTTCAGGTTTTTGTCTTGTGTG
This genomic stretch from Sebaldella sp. S0638 harbors:
- a CDS encoding aminotransferase class V-fold PLP-dependent enzyme, whose translation is MQTFPLKSLNLEEAKKKQFKLVDIITKYMTGSESLTLGDLGVTLGLNKPVRTKTAEDILAEFFSAEACMLLRGAGTNALRWGFMTALRPGNTLLVHDAPVYPTTETTIESMGLNVLRVDFNNYKETEKVIKSNSINMILIQHTRQKPEDSYNLEELIKTIKAADNSIPVIIDDNYAILKTEKNGIDSGADLSAFSMFKLLGPEGIGCLTGKKELIDKIRSKNYSGGGQVQGHEAMEVLRGLVYAPVALAIQAEENEKLVLELNNSDKYPYIKHAFLANAQSKVLLVEFNEDIAENLLIEAEKLGALPNPVGAESKYEIAPLFYRVSGTFLKSDPALIKRMIRINPNRAGSETIIRILENAYKKL
- a CDS encoding YhfX family PLP-dependent enzyme — encoded protein: MFIDILKEKNPKLIQTALSLHTNGTIMPDSYIIDVDIFKENAELIKAESDKHNINLYYMTKQVGRNPYLAKILEDLGYLGAVAVDFKETEVMMKNNLKLGNTGHLVQIPSKMIGRVLKYGTEIMTVYSFEKAREVSIEAEKLGIVQNIMFRVLDEKSSVYPGQEAGIDLCDLEEVTKKILTLKNVRINGLTSFPCFLYNEVSNAIEKTENIEVVLKAYDILKEKFGIEVKELNLPSSTCIENIKMIKENHGTHGEPGHALTGTTPFHVNKQAVEKPAYVYVSEISHNFRGKSHFYAGGHYRRSHMKNVLIGSSYDNLEKVKTEDFDPSNIDYYLTVSNEQKVGDTVLGCFRTQFFVTRSDIILVEGIQSGNPKIVGRYTALGERIEV